One window from the genome of Saprospiraceae bacterium encodes:
- a CDS encoding pesticidal protein Cry7Aa, giving the protein MVQLTKHGVLLNKTSLGFENEGVLNPAAIRVGENVHMFYRAVSKGNYSSIGYCMLNGPLTVVERLDSPLLYPQSEAESHGIEDPRISKIEDTYYLCYTAYNGVNALGSLATSKDLKQFTKYGLIVPQFNYDEFRHLATCKGKINEKYARYNENYHTGTVVEKGTLLWDKNVMFFPRRIRGQLVFIHRVRPDIQIVSINELSDLTHEFWENYFINLNDNIVLRSKYKHEVSYIGGGCPPIETTEGWLLIYHGVHDTNKGYVYTACAALLDLNNPKIEIARLPYPLFKPEHDWELKGEVNNVCFPTGCVLFDNTLYIYYGAADERIACASVNLDELLNELLLNKTTHEIAKLI; this is encoded by the coding sequence ATGGTCCAATTAACAAAACACGGCGTCCTTTTAAATAAAACCAGCTTAGGTTTTGAAAACGAAGGCGTTTTAAATCCTGCTGCAATACGAGTCGGTGAAAACGTTCACATGTTTTATAGAGCCGTTAGCAAGGGAAATTATTCCAGTATTGGATATTGCATGTTAAATGGACCGCTCACAGTAGTGGAACGTTTAGATTCGCCTCTATTGTATCCTCAATCAGAAGCAGAGTCGCATGGAATTGAAGATCCTAGAATTTCTAAAATTGAGGATACCTATTATTTATGTTACACAGCATATAATGGTGTGAATGCATTGGGTTCATTAGCCACTTCTAAAGATTTAAAGCAATTTACAAAATATGGATTAATTGTACCTCAATTCAATTATGATGAATTTAGGCACCTCGCAACTTGTAAAGGAAAAATAAATGAAAAATATGCTCGTTACAATGAAAATTATCATACAGGTACTGTTGTAGAGAAAGGCACATTGCTTTGGGATAAAAATGTTATGTTCTTTCCGCGACGCATTCGAGGTCAGTTGGTATTTATCCACCGGGTTCGACCGGATATTCAAATTGTTAGTATTAATGAACTATCAGATTTGACCCATGAATTTTGGGAAAATTATTTTATCAATTTAAATGATAATATTGTTCTTCGCTCAAAATACAAACATGAAGTAAGTTATATAGGAGGAGGTTGTCCACCCATTGAAACCACAGAGGGTTGGTTGCTAATTTATCATGGAGTTCACGACACCAATAAAGGTTATGTGTACACAGCCTGTGCTGCACTACTTGATTTAAATAATCCAAAAATTGAAATTGCCCGCTTGCCATATCCTTTATTTAAACCCGAACATGATTGGGAATTAAAAGGGGAAGTAAATAATGTTTGTTTTCCAACTGGGTGTGTCCTGTTTGACAATACCCTGTACATATATTATGGTGCCGCTGATGAGCGCATTGCTTGTGCATCGGTTAATCTTGATGAACTTTTAAATGAACTCCTATTAAACAAAACTACACATGAAATCGCAAAACTCATTTAG
- the recQ gene encoding DNA helicase RecQ encodes MSTALTLLKQYFGYSQFRPQQEEIIDSVLLNKDVLVLMPTGGGKSVCFQIPALIKPGMALVISPLISLMKDQVEALAANGISAGFINSSMTVSEEAEMIGKCQNEQVKLLYLSPEKALSLSGNFLKQLPISMIAIDEAHCISQWGHDFRPEYAQLKNLRKQLNAIPIIALTATADKVTRRDIVNQLELIDPELFVSSFDRPNFHLSVRSQVKAAQKQDEILAFIQAHDQQCGIVYCLSRKSTESICNFLRNQGIPADHYHAGMTSVERSKVQEDFIYDKTKVICATIAFGMGIDKSNVRWIIHYNLPKNMEGYYQEIGRAGRDGAPAKTILYYNISDLMMLNKFASESGQAELNLEKLKRMQQYAEARVCRRKILLSYFGENYNHNCNSCDICDNPPNYVDKTQLAQKAISALLRAKEAVGIRMLIDILRGSMNADLVSAGYNKIKTHGAGREYSYEVWQSYILQLLQTGVFEMAYDEGFVLKVSDYGKRIVSGEASIELAEELVKPKRSFVKKETSTSSGETDLFSELRLLRKQIAEREALPPYLIFHDSSLLEMVDQKPVNREQMINISGVSYTKYLKYGHLFEKLIRQKLALSQVEMEPDINEFLSDAKIANYIGELSKYPVRISHTTIGNLLLATKQDSYPEALRDISFYGLLKNQANYKMIGPKLQSYFKSNQIETGTPSEIEAANYFAFPIKNELTSDQIQSYKDTVAGFDNSRPSDSIDNEYILKQRKEFPRAYEFWSEEENDILLELCSKTNDLKLLETILQRNETNIKSQFKS; translated from the coding sequence ATGTCCACAGCTTTAACATTACTAAAGCAATATTTTGGTTATAGCCAATTCCGACCCCAGCAAGAGGAAATCATTGATAGCGTGCTCTTGAATAAAGATGTATTGGTTTTAATGCCTACCGGAGGCGGGAAATCTGTTTGTTTTCAAATTCCTGCACTTATAAAACCGGGAATGGCATTGGTTATTTCTCCTTTAATCTCCTTAATGAAAGACCAGGTTGAGGCATTGGCAGCCAATGGAATTTCGGCAGGTTTTATTAATAGCAGCATGACCGTTTCAGAAGAAGCTGAGATGATCGGTAAATGCCAAAATGAACAAGTTAAATTACTATATCTGTCGCCTGAAAAAGCCTTAAGTCTTAGCGGAAATTTTCTTAAACAACTTCCGATCTCCATGATTGCAATCGATGAAGCCCATTGTATTTCGCAATGGGGACATGACTTTAGACCGGAATATGCCCAATTAAAAAATCTAAGAAAACAATTGAATGCAATCCCCATAATTGCATTGACAGCCACAGCGGATAAAGTGACCCGGAGAGACATTGTAAATCAACTTGAATTGATTGATCCGGAATTATTTGTCTCATCTTTTGATAGACCTAATTTTCATTTATCTGTTAGAAGCCAGGTGAAAGCTGCTCAAAAACAAGATGAAATTCTTGCATTCATTCAAGCACATGACCAACAATGTGGCATCGTGTATTGCCTTTCCAGAAAGAGTACAGAATCTATATGCAATTTTCTGCGTAACCAAGGAATCCCTGCCGATCACTATCATGCAGGCATGACTTCTGTAGAACGGTCAAAGGTTCAGGAAGATTTTATTTATGACAAAACAAAAGTCATTTGTGCTACCATAGCCTTTGGTATGGGGATTGATAAATCCAATGTACGGTGGATTATTCATTACAACCTTCCTAAAAATATGGAAGGGTATTATCAGGAAATCGGACGTGCAGGTAGGGATGGAGCTCCCGCCAAAACCATTTTATACTACAACATTTCTGATCTCATGATGCTCAATAAATTTGCTTCAGAAAGTGGTCAGGCAGAACTCAATCTCGAAAAACTAAAACGCATGCAACAGTATGCTGAAGCTCGGGTTTGCAGACGAAAAATTTTGTTGAGTTATTTTGGAGAAAATTACAATCACAATTGCAATTCCTGTGATATCTGCGATAACCCACCCAACTATGTGGATAAAACACAGCTTGCACAAAAGGCCATATCAGCATTGTTAAGGGCCAAAGAGGCTGTAGGAATCCGGATGTTGATAGATATTTTGCGGGGCTCGATGAATGCAGATTTAGTATCCGCCGGGTATAATAAAATTAAAACGCATGGAGCAGGAAGAGAATATTCTTATGAAGTTTGGCAATCTTATATCCTTCAACTTTTACAAACCGGCGTTTTTGAAATGGCTTATGATGAAGGATTTGTTTTGAAAGTAAGTGATTATGGTAAACGAATTGTCAGCGGTGAAGCCAGCATCGAATTGGCTGAAGAATTAGTGAAACCAAAAAGAAGTTTTGTAAAAAAAGAAACCAGCACAAGTTCTGGAGAAACGGATTTATTTTCAGAGCTTCGTTTACTTCGAAAACAAATTGCAGAACGGGAAGCGTTACCACCTTATTTGATATTCCATGATAGCAGCTTGTTGGAAATGGTTGATCAAAAACCAGTAAACCGTGAACAAATGATCAATATTTCCGGTGTCTCCTATACAAAATATTTAAAATACGGACATTTATTTGAAAAATTGATCAGGCAAAAACTAGCTCTTTCTCAAGTAGAAATGGAACCAGATATAAATGAATTCCTAAGCGATGCTAAAATTGCAAATTATATTGGTGAGCTCAGCAAGTATCCAGTCCGGATTTCGCATACTACAATTGGAAATTTACTTTTAGCCACTAAGCAAGACAGCTATCCGGAAGCTTTGCGTGATATCAGTTTTTATGGTTTGTTAAAAAATCAAGCTAATTATAAAATGATTGGACCCAAACTTCAATCCTATTTTAAAAGTAATCAGATTGAAACTGGAACCCCATCAGAAATCGAAGCGGCTAATTACTTTGCCTTTCCAATAAAAAACGAACTCACATCGGATCAAATTCAATCTTATAAGGATACGGTTGCAGGTTTTGATAATAGCAGGCCCTCTGATTCAATTGATAATGAATATATATTAAAGCAACGCAAGGAATTTCCCCGTGCCTATGAGTTTTGGAGTGAAGAAGAAAACGATATACTATTGGAACTTTGTTCAAAAACCAATGATTTAAAATTATTGGAAACAATTTTACAACGCAATGAAACGAATATCAAATCGCAGTTTAAAAGCTGA